In the Microcebus murinus isolate Inina chromosome X, M.murinus_Inina_mat1.0, whole genome shotgun sequence genome, ATATGCCCAACGATGCTCTCGACGAGAAGGTGGCTCTTTTGGTCAATTTCATGCTGTTCAAATATCAAATGAGAGAGCCACTAACAAAAGCAGAGATATTGAAGATTATCATCAAAGAAGACGAAGACCACTTCCCTGAGATCCTCCTGAGAGCCTCTGACCGCATGGAGATAATCTTCGGTCTTGATGTGAAGGAAGTAGACCCCATCAGCCACCGCTATGGCCTCTTCATCAAGCTGGGCCTCACCTATGATGGGATGCTGAGTGTTGAAAAGGGTGTGCCCAAGACCGGCCTCCTGATCCTGATCCTGGGTGCGATCTTCATGAAGGGCAACCGTGCCACTGAAGAGCAAGTCTGGGAAGTGCTGAATGTGACGGGGCTATATTCTGGGAGGAGGCACTTCATCTTTGGAGAGCCCAGAGAGTTCATCACCAAAGAGCTGGTAAAGGAAAAGTACCTGGAGTACCGCCAGGTGCCCAACAGTGATCCTGCTCAGTATGAGTTCGTGTGGGGCCCAAGAGCCCATGCTGAGACCAGAAAGATGAAGCTCCTAGAGTTTCTGGCCAAGGTTCATGGGACTGACCCAAGTTCTTTCCCTTCTCAGTATGAGGATGCTCTGCGAGATGAAGAAGAGAGATCTCAAGCAAGAATTTCAGCTAGGGCTGGCTCTACTTCCACGGCCACTGCAAGTTCCAGTGCCATGTCTGGCAGATCCTCCCACACCTAGTCAAGTCAGAGATAGATTCCTCATCCCTTTGAAGAGGGCAGTTAGTGTTCAAGGAATATAGGCCCCGGGTGGAGTTTGGGGGAATCATCTATGTGTTCCTATTTTGTTTGTGTAACTtgacaattttattcttttatttttgatacatgTGTTAT is a window encoding:
- the LOC105855587 gene encoding melanoma-associated antigen B16; protein product: MPKDQESPQCKHDQPIDTQSKTQGLENAQVSKAVEETSASSPIPLMPGNLMEAPAAKMLSTPEGPQGFCSSSSAVTATSSSKPDESSSSKEEEKSPSTSQATAAPRNMPNDALDEKVALLVNFMLFKYQMREPLTKAEILKIIIKEDEDHFPEILLRASDRMEIIFGLDVKEVDPISHRYGLFIKLGLTYDGMLSVEKGVPKTGLLILILGAIFMKGNRATEEQVWEVLNVTGLYSGRRHFIFGEPREFITKELVKEKYLEYRQVPNSDPAQYEFVWGPRAHAETRKMKLLEFLAKVHGTDPSSFPSQYEDALRDEEERSQARISARAGSTSTATASSSAMSGRSSHT